Proteins encoded within one genomic window of Ranitomeya variabilis isolate aRanVar5 chromosome 4, aRanVar5.hap1, whole genome shotgun sequence:
- the LOC143767070 gene encoding uncharacterized protein LOC143767070: MSRNQDNLMIHELLGQTIHGQVNVLLQDSYDVTSAHLLIQVSTISDPPSEDLLQKKIFLIYPSQMDMDRDKMAERILHLTLEILFRLTGEDYTVVKKTSSERCQDPVSEGWGRLLSPIMGPPPHPLIHEDINDQKILELTYKMIELLTGEVPIRCQDVTVYFSVEEWEYLEGHRDLYKDVIMEVPQPLTSPDLSSKRTTPERCPHPLLPQDCKQEDPSVPQNHQRTHTWEKQFSCLECGKCFYQKSDLYKEAILVIETLEHTGATKETTQVLQVFWQIRAHSAKETSKPI; this comes from the exons ATgtcgaggaaccaggacaatctgatgatacATGAGCTACTGGgccaaaccatacatggacaag taaatgtattattacaggattcttatgatgttacatcggctcatcttctcattcaggtctcaacaatatcggatcctcccagtgaagatcttctacaaaagaaaattttcctgatttacccatcacagatggatatggacagagacaagatggcggagaggatattacacctcaccctagagatcctcttccggcttactggagag gattacacagtagtgaagaagacctctagtgagcgctgtcaggaccctgtgtctgagggatggggaagactcctgagcccaatcatggggcctccacctcaccccctgatccatgaggacatcaatgaccagaagatcctagaactcacctacaagatgattgagctgctgactggagag gttcctataaggtgtcaggatgtcactgtctatttctccgtggaggagtgggagtatttagaaggacacagagatctgtacaaggatgtcataatggaggttccccagcccctcacatcaccag atctatccagtaagaggacaacaccagagagatgtccccatcctcttctcccacaggactgtaaacaagaagatcccagtgttcctcagaatcatcag agaactcacacttgGGAGAAgcaattttcatgtttagaatgtgggaaatgtttttaccaGAAATCAGACTTG TATAAAGAAGCTATTCTTGTAATTGAAACACTAGAACACACTGGCGCTACTAAGGAAACAACCCAAGTGCTGCAGGTATTTTGGCAGATCCGTGCGCACTCTGCCAAAGAAACAAGTAAACCAATTTAA